In Anaerolineae bacterium, a genomic segment contains:
- a CDS encoding DoxX family protein yields the protein MNILLWVLQILLGLYFFFTGLVHFIVPPGLPAPMAWMYELPPALHYLSGTAEILAGLGLILPGLT from the coding sequence ATGAACATTCTTTTATGGGTCCTGCAAATCCTGCTGGGTCTCTACTTCTTCTTCACCGGCCTTGTTCATTTCATTGTGCCACCCGGCCTGCCTGCGCCGATGGCCTGGATGTATGAGCTACCCCCTGCCTTACATTACCTGAGTGGCACGGCTGAGATCTTGGCCGGACTGGGGCTGATCCTGCCCGGTCTCAC